The Deltaproteobacteria bacterium genome has a segment encoding these proteins:
- a CDS encoding chloride channel protein, whose amino-acid sequence MLYKIKQLLKRCHHVVVTDTTRDIILSIIIGILTGLASVYIIKLEGSIERLLYSRQNYVFNIRHVLRLKTLIIFLLPLSGAIFFIIVKTLFFKDQKMGYGFPDFIVNVNKHNAKISIKTVLYLLLFTPIIIGTGNMAGVEGPIAQIGGGFGSFLSDLMGEENRKRRKLLIAAGTAAGIASIFNAPITGVFFAIEIVLLGEYNLNSLSLIVISAITGTLVRRSFLGNDAIFFVPTHRFSGLYPLIGYAFLGIFVGVFAFLFEKWFFKSADYFKGLKLRANTKPLIGSAVIGMIGILLPMSLGNGYPVISMALTDKLSFFLILFLFIAKFIGTPITIGSGLPGGIYAPSLYIGAMLGGTIGYVFTFLFPHNPVSIGVFAIIGMSAFLVSITHAPFTGIFLVFELTNDYKIIIPFMLASITAILIKTRIFPDSIEHYPIREFIKRVEIEEEKRDAEI is encoded by the coding sequence ATGCTTTACAAGATAAAACAGCTTCTAAAACGATGCCATCATGTCGTAGTAACCGATACAACGCGCGATATTATTCTCAGCATAATTATAGGCATATTAACCGGACTGGCCAGTGTTTATATAATTAAATTAGAAGGCTCTATTGAACGATTACTTTATTCAAGACAGAATTATGTATTTAATATAAGGCATGTATTAAGATTGAAAACTTTAATAATTTTCCTGCTGCCGCTATCCGGAGCGATTTTTTTTATAATTGTAAAAACACTATTTTTTAAAGACCAGAAAATGGGCTATGGGTTTCCTGATTTTATAGTAAATGTGAACAAACATAACGCAAAGATAAGTATTAAGACAGTACTTTACCTTTTGCTTTTTACACCCATTATCATTGGGACGGGCAATATGGCAGGTGTAGAAGGGCCGATAGCACAGATAGGCGGCGGGTTCGGATCTTTCCTCTCCGATTTAATGGGTGAGGAAAACAGAAAAAGGCGTAAATTGCTCATCGCAGCCGGTACTGCGGCAGGCATTGCTTCCATCTTCAATGCACCGATTACCGGTGTATTCTTCGCGATAGAGATTGTATTACTTGGAGAATACAACCTTAACTCGCTGAGCCTCATTGTTATTTCAGCAATAACCGGCACACTTGTAAGAAGAAGCTTTCTTGGTAATGATGCCATCTTTTTTGTACCAACTCATAGGTTCTCCGGTTTATACCCCTTGATTGGGTATGCATTCCTCGGTATCTTTGTGGGTGTTTTTGCCTTCCTGTTTGAAAAATGGTTCTTCAAATCAGCTGATTATTTTAAAGGTCTTAAATTAAGGGCTAATACGAAACCCCTGATAGGCAGTGCTGTTATAGGTATGATTGGGATATTGTTGCCTATGTCCCTCGGCAACGGCTATCCGGTAATAAGCATGGCACTCACAGATAAATTAAGTTTTTTTCTCATACTTTTCCTTTTTATTGCAAAGTTTATCGGTACTCCTATCACCATTGGTTCAGGATTACCGGGAGGCATCTATGCTCCATCACTTTACATAGGGGCAATGCTGGGAGGTACAATCGGATATGTCTTTACATTCTTATTTCCGCACAACCCTGTATCTATCGGCGTTTTTGCTATTATTGGAATGTCTGCCTTTCTTGTTTCCATTACGCATGCACCCTTTACGGGTATATTTCTTGTGTTTGAGTTAACGAATGACTATAAGATTATCATTCCATTCATGCTGGCCTCCATTACTGCAATTCTGATCAAAACACGCATTTTCCCCGATTCAATAGAGCATTATCCAATAAGAGAGTTTATCAAACGCGTGGAGATTGAAGAAGAAAAACGCGATGCTGAAATCTGA